The Planctomycetota bacterium genome window below encodes:
- a CDS encoding PD40 domain-containing protein — protein sequence MKRRICLVSMILASLLVWLVRAEDAKQTNTKPDDAKINGLIKQLGDDNWETRDKAQNDLIEYGGKLFEQYKKVRNEAKSKENDKELAKLLAEIKHLAESLNEASKSIDLEIKTRAIHINGILRKLLRNEIVYVEWAAMTGKSAKQELYVADYNGENKRLLIFHDTIPAAGGGYMLMTGNPEWSPDGKRIAFNMNTNNECEIFIISREGTGRKQLTNNGGYNLNPRWSPDGKKILFLSNKDAQDKTTEKYELFTVDADGENLTQLTKNRRQNVSPSWSPDGKKIAFVSYIKEMPELHIMDSDGKNQVRLTNDISFQDENDELGELLWSLNTINWSPNNKKIAFAFRNKEGFRRIYLIDSNGQNLKKLTDAKDDENIYEGEPCWSSDGQKIAFWLVDKAAMSLFTSDINDKNTQKVTVLNDYGHDKNPMRIPKLKWSPDNKWFLLLGYAPKDEKPSGIYSVGIYDILGRNKKFLTTLSSYADFSPSFPEELSKLFAPKEDKK from the coding sequence ATGAAAAGGCGAATATGTCTCGTAAGCATGATACTGGCAAGCCTTTTGGTCTGGTTGGTTCGCGCCGAAGACGCCAAACAAACGAATACCAAACCAGATGACGCTAAAATAAACGGGTTGATTAAGCAGTTAGGCGATGACAACTGGGAAACGCGGGATAAGGCGCAGAATGATTTAATTGAATACGGCGGTAAATTATTTGAGCAGTATAAAAAGGTTAGGAATGAGGCTAAAAGTAAAGAGAATGATAAGGAGCTGGCAAAGCTTTTGGCAGAAATAAAGCATCTTGCCGAATCCCTGAACGAAGCATCCAAAAGCATTGACCTCGAAATAAAAACTCGTGCTATACACATTAACGGCATCCTTCGAAAACTACTTCGCAATGAAATAGTTTATGTAGAATGGGCGGCGATGACAGGAAAAAGCGCCAAACAGGAGCTTTATGTAGCGGATTACAACGGTGAGAACAAACGATTACTTATATTCCACGACACCATTCCGGCAGCTGGAGGCGGTTATATGCTAATGACCGGGAACCCCGAATGGAGCCCGGACGGTAAAAGGATTGCTTTTAATATGAATACAAACAATGAATGTGAAATATTCATTATTAGCAGAGAAGGAACTGGCCGAAAGCAATTAACTAATAATGGCGGATACAACCTGAATCCTCGCTGGAGCCCGGACGGCAAGAAGATTTTATTCCTTTCAAATAAAGACGCTCAGGACAAAACAACTGAAAAATACGAGCTTTTTACGGTTGATGCGGATGGGGAAAACCTCACCCAGCTTACTAAAAATAGACGTCAGAATGTCAGCCCGTCCTGGAGCCCAGACGGTAAAAAGATTGCTTTTGTTTCCTATATTAAAGAAATGCCTGAGCTTCATATAATGGACTCGGACGGAAAAAATCAGGTCAGATTGACTAATGATATCTCTTTCCAGGATGAGAATGATGAATTAGGCGAACTGTTATGGAGTTTGAATACAATTAACTGGAGCCCGAACAATAAAAAGATTGCCTTTGCTTTCAGGAATAAAGAAGGCTTCCGGCGGATTTATCTCATTGACTCAAATGGCCAGAATCTCAAAAAACTTACTGATGCCAAAGATGATGAAAATATTTACGAAGGCGAACCTTGCTGGAGCTCGGACGGCCAAAAAATAGCATTTTGGCTTGTTGATAAAGCGGCGATGTCTCTTTTCACCAGCGATATCAACGACAAGAATACCCAAAAAGTTACGGTTCTCAATGATTATGGACATGATAAAAACCCGATGAGAATCCCGAAGTTAAAGTGGAGCCCTGATAACAAATGGTTTCTGCTTCTCGGTTACGCACCTAAAGATGAGAAGCCATCCGGCATATATTCGGTAGGAATTTATGATATCTTAGGCAGAAACAAGAAGTTTTTGACTACGCTGAGCAGTTATGCTGATTTTTCCCCGTCATTTCCCGAAGAACTTTCCAAACTCTTTGCGCCAAAAGAAGATAAGAAGTGA
- a CDS encoding HEAT repeat domain-containing protein: MKKQIWLIGVILASLLVWLVRAEDAKQTNTKPDDAKINGLITQLGDDDWETREKAQKTLEDWPIDKHPEIEPSLDEASKSDAPEIRSRAVKILKTLKVKKRIKFSDSFLTVFPDMYSNLGSVDSCVSKFELMENVAANESVQYKIAAEDISVLISEILADGGNGLSAEQKSELIRISKDRFWGPITSTAPSIMKLLNDENGQVRYDVIYALGVFGYKKALPEIRKLLTDEEQFIRLGAAQSLGNMDDKDFLPEIRKLLGDSKHLVRVQAIYTLSKLGDKASVNEIRKFLDGEDGRIRAAAVAALAELGDEELLPKAPELLKDKESEVRCAVIEMLGKSGGKKQTAQIREMLKDTDCSVCITAIEALSKLVDTSSIPEIRKMIKSQDDTVRINAIIGLIKLGDRESITEIHSLIADEDESVRINAILECGKSGNKDVITELVKHLDDKDATKQGVVSIALVELGAKDKVKKGVIEHVIKISRIQSCVSEWGSRNRAKRALKELGVNENEIK; encoded by the coding sequence ATGAAAAAGCAGATATGGCTGATAGGCGTGATTCTGGCGAGCCTTTTGGTCTGGTTGGTTCGGGCCGAAGACGCCAAACAAACGAATACCAAACCAGATGACGCTAAAATAAACGGGTTGATTACACAATTAGGAGATGACGACTGGGAAACGCGTGAGAAAGCTCAGAAAACCCTGGAAGACTGGCCAATCGATAAACACCCGGAAATAGAGCCGTCTCTTGACGAAGCATCGAAAAGCGACGCGCCTGAAATACGCTCCCGCGCCGTAAAAATACTAAAAACGCTTAAGGTTAAAAAACGGATTAAATTCTCTGATTCATTCCTCACGGTTTTCCCGGATATGTATTCTAACTTAGGTTCTGTAGACTCCTGTGTCAGTAAATTTGAATTGATGGAAAACGTGGCCGCAAACGAAAGCGTCCAATATAAAATAGCCGCGGAGGATATCTCAGTTTTGATAAGTGAAATCCTTGCGGATGGCGGCAATGGATTAAGCGCGGAGCAAAAATCAGAGCTTATAAGAATAAGCAAGGACCGTTTCTGGGGGCCGATTACTTCAACCGCTCCGTCCATAATGAAATTGCTTAATGACGAAAACGGGCAAGTGCGCTATGACGTTATTTACGCCTTGGGAGTATTCGGCTACAAGAAAGCATTGCCTGAAATCAGGAAACTATTAACTGATGAAGAGCAGTTTATAAGATTAGGAGCGGCCCAATCGCTCGGCAACATGGATGATAAAGATTTTTTGCCGGAAATACGCAAGCTTCTTGGCGATTCAAAGCATCTGGTTCGGGTGCAAGCTATATATACACTTTCTAAATTAGGCGACAAGGCGTCCGTCAATGAGATTAGGAAATTTCTCGATGGTGAAGACGGTCGAATTCGCGCGGCAGCGGTTGCGGCGCTTGCTGAATTAGGTGATGAAGAACTCCTGCCTAAAGCACCCGAACTCCTTAAGGATAAAGAATCCGAAGTGAGATGCGCAGTGATTGAAATGCTCGGAAAGTCAGGCGGCAAAAAACAGACGGCCCAAATCAGGGAGATGCTTAAAGATACTGATTGCAGCGTGTGCATTACAGCCATAGAAGCACTTTCTAAATTAGTGGATACCTCATCAATACCGGAAATACGTAAAATGATTAAGAGCCAAGATGATACCGTGCGCATTAATGCCATTATTGGACTTATCAAATTGGGCGATAGGGAATCTATCACAGAGATACATTCACTAATTGCCGATGAAGATGAATCTGTTCGTATCAATGCAATCCTTGAATGCGGCAAATCCGGAAATAAAGATGTCATCACTGAACTTGTAAAACATCTTGATGACAAAGATGCTACAAAACAGGGAGTGGTTTCGATTGCACTGGTCGAACTTGGGGCAAAGGATAAAGTTAAAAAAGGAGTTATTGAACACGTTATAAAAATAAGCAGGATCCAGAGCTGTGTTTCGGAATGGGGCAGCCGGAACAGGGCCAAGAGAGCTTTAAAAGAATTAGGCGTAAATGAAAATGAAATTAAATAA
- a CDS encoding PD40 domain-containing protein — protein sequence MGRIVLVIMAVTVIFGAVDFGRPAETQTVSVPEPADGNNYNKLMLQLGDNDWDVREAAHIALQSGAEKLFQEYRRAKKTLRKEKNPSVERKLTELKEEIQKLIEVIWEGRRDSDPEVVLRTKMICRYLYSLTCPKILFIDINKGTQIYLMDADGQNRQEITKDNTQKDCPASNHDGSKIAFSGGVEEKMDIYVADLVESVNGCEVKNQLKLTNKGHNIKPAWSPDGTKIAFVSDRDGEFEIYVMDADGKNQTRLTNDMGYNNSPSWSPDGSKISFASMGGDNPGIYTMDADGRNQNRLFDGLKETSNIAWSPDGSKLAVVSNIELHVLDADGKNQKRLTDEQVMDMRPSWSPDGAVITFAILTNQHIGVAVVDAEGKKVTLLTPVDEDNFNTAPSWKPTELEEFIAPLSEKK from the coding sequence ATGGGACGTATCGTGTTAGTAATAATGGCAGTGACGGTGATTTTCGGCGCGGTTGATTTTGGCCGTCCGGCGGAGACCCAAACGGTTTCTGTGCCGGAACCAGCCGACGGCAATAATTATAATAAACTAATGCTTCAACTGGGCGATAATGATTGGGATGTGCGTGAGGCTGCCCATATCGCTTTGCAATCCGGAGCCGAGAAGCTATTCCAGGAATATCGTAGAGCAAAGAAAACACTCCGGAAGGAAAAGAATCCCTCGGTTGAGCGTAAACTGACGGAACTGAAAGAAGAAATCCAAAAGTTAATAGAGGTGATTTGGGAAGGGCGACGGGATTCTGACCCGGAAGTGGTTCTGCGCACAAAGATGATATGCCGCTATCTTTACTCGCTTACATGTCCAAAGATTTTATTTATAGATATTAATAAAGGGACGCAGATATACCTTATGGATGCAGATGGGCAGAACCGGCAGGAAATAACCAAAGATAATACGCAAAAGGATTGTCCTGCCTCTAACCATGACGGCAGCAAAATTGCTTTCAGCGGCGGCGTAGAAGAAAAAATGGATATTTATGTAGCTGATTTAGTGGAAAGTGTGAACGGATGCGAGGTGAAGAACCAGTTGAAATTAACCAATAAAGGCCATAATATTAAACCGGCATGGAGCCCGGACGGGACGAAAATCGCTTTTGTTTCTGACCGCGATGGCGAATTCGAGATTTATGTGATGGATGCGGACGGTAAAAACCAAACCCGGTTAACAAATGACATGGGTTATAACAATTCGCCTTCCTGGAGTCCGGACGGCAGTAAAATCTCTTTTGCTTCAATGGGCGGCGATAATCCGGGAATATACACTATGGATGCCGATGGCCGGAATCAGAACAGGCTCTTTGACGGACTAAAAGAAACTTCGAACATAGCATGGAGCCCTGATGGAAGTAAATTAGCGGTTGTTTCCAATATAGAGCTTCATGTGTTAGATGCCGACGGAAAGAATCAGAAGCGCCTGACTGATGAGCAGGTGATGGATATGCGTCCTTCCTGGAGTCCGGACGGAGCGGTGATTACTTTCGCCATACTGACGAACCAGCATATTGGCGTAGCCGTCGTGGATGCAGAGGGGAAAAAAGTCACGCTTTTGACCCCAGTTGATGAGGATAATTTTAATACCGCGCCGTCCTGGAAACCGACTGAGCTGGAAGAATTTATCGCTCCTCTTTCCGAAAAGAAGTAA
- a CDS encoding tetratricopeptide repeat protein, which produces MKRILHIVLAMWMLIAVAACQQTTTQSTTTAKNTGTLPAKNTETAASNEKCPIQEMGIPCESDGEKCPIAEGKGPCDNCKSKAGQIEEKMQTLSQQWGMALQAEDYDKALGILKQMDETLSNNSNVKASFAYTYTLKGDYDNSLAIYNEMLKDFPDNPNLLGNIANIYTMKGDNDKALGIYNKLLERFPNEPSITDAVACTYMKKGDYDKTIELYNNLLKAEPKATFAYYNMCCAYSLKGSKKEACEYLNKSVESGYFDWKHMEKDTDLDNIRGEDAYKKILGTLKTNYPDGTQGGCGGDCDSCPVKEIEKKSQEGHKHMHDGCDQCPDHDKCLKEGKCAGDCDKKMKDAKNSKCTGDCDHKDGKEDPKCGDNCEHKNKK; this is translated from the coding sequence ATGAAAAGGATATTACATATTGTGCTGGCCATGTGGATGCTTATAGCAGTTGCCGCCTGCCAGCAAACAACCACCCAAAGCACTACCACGGCGAAAAATACCGGTACGCTACCTGCTAAAAACACCGAAACCGCCGCCTCCAACGAGAAATGCCCCATACAGGAAATGGGGATTCCCTGCGAAAGCGACGGGGAAAAATGCCCGATAGCCGAAGGGAAAGGCCCCTGTGATAATTGCAAGTCAAAAGCCGGACAGATAGAAGAAAAAATGCAAACATTATCCCAACAGTGGGGAATGGCTTTACAAGCAGAGGACTACGATAAAGCGCTTGGTATCTTAAAGCAAATGGATGAAACACTCTCCAACAATTCCAATGTTAAAGCAAGTTTCGCTTATACTTATACCCTCAAGGGTGATTATGACAACTCGCTTGCTATCTACAATGAAATGCTCAAAGATTTTCCGGATAACCCGAACTTACTCGGTAATATCGCCAATATCTACACCATGAAAGGCGATAATGACAAGGCTCTGGGAATTTATAACAAGCTTCTTGAACGTTTCCCTAATGAACCGAGCATAACCGATGCCGTAGCCTGCACCTACATGAAAAAAGGCGACTACGATAAAACCATCGAGCTTTACAATAATCTTCTTAAAGCAGAACCAAAGGCAACATTTGCATATTACAATATGTGCTGTGCGTATTCCTTGAAAGGCAGTAAAAAAGAAGCCTGTGAATACCTTAATAAATCCGTCGAAAGCGGTTATTTCGACTGGAAACACATGGAAAAGGATACGGATTTGGATAATATCCGCGGGGAAGATGCATACAAAAAGATTCTCGGAACCTTGAAAACCAACTATCCCGACGGGACACAAGGCGGTTGCGGAGGTGATTGCGATAGCTGCCCGGTAAAAGAAATAGAAAAAAAGTCCCAAGAAGGCCACAAACACATGCATGATGGCTGTGACCAGTGCCCTGACCATGATAAATGCTTAAAGGAAGGCAAATGCGCCGGCGATTGCGATAAGAAAATGAAAGATGCGAAAAACAGCAAATGCACCGGTGATTGCGATCATAAAGACGGCAAAGAAGACCCAAAATGCGGTGACAATTGTGAGCATAAGAATAAAAAATAA
- a CDS encoding zf-HC2 domain-containing protein: MINCSNIKEHLNRYLDKEPDAATDSAVKEHLSKCPSCRAWFDKEARLEKNLVKILAQTSGNDAEIWAKAIDSLGDSGLKKRLLNYFVPIASAALIMITLGMLLLFPPASSSLDLLEAAEQIHQSVLRPNFRLDLKTDSPETLNKYFNAQYKGETPDCNTYTTCKKDCSLRGGRMCTLKQRQAMHIVIDYNSIPVSILVLPKDDLNAFPEAEARLEKCYEIYTAKSKGFNYALVRIGPNIVCAIGEVEQEILKQLLIDMGATDKKCNKCLKQQ; encoded by the coding sequence ATGATTAACTGCTCAAATATTAAAGAACACCTGAACCGGTATTTGGATAAAGAACCGGATGCCGCGACGGATTCGGCCGTAAAAGAACACCTTTCAAAATGCCCGTCATGCCGCGCTTGGTTTGATAAAGAAGCCAGGCTTGAAAAGAACCTGGTTAAAATACTTGCCCAAACGTCTGGAAATGATGCTGAAATTTGGGCGAAAGCAATAGATTCACTCGGGGACTCCGGGCTGAAAAAACGCCTCTTAAATTACTTCGTCCCGATTGCATCCGCCGCGCTTATTATGATTACTCTCGGGATGCTATTGTTATTTCCGCCTGCATCATCTTCACTTGATTTATTAGAAGCTGCCGAGCAAATCCATCAATCAGTCCTCCGTCCGAATTTCCGGCTTGATTTAAAAACAGATTCACCTGAAACATTGAATAAATACTTTAATGCACAATATAAGGGAGAAACGCCTGACTGTAACACTTACACAACATGCAAAAAGGATTGCAGCCTCAGAGGCGGACGTATGTGCACATTGAAACAACGGCAGGCAATGCATATTGTCATAGATTATAACTCTATCCCGGTATCAATCCTGGTGTTACCAAAAGACGACTTGAATGCTTTCCCTGAAGCCGAAGCGCGCCTAGAAAAATGCTATGAAATTTATACGGCTAAATCAAAAGGATTCAACTATGCACTGGTTCGTATCGGGCCGAATATCGTTTGTGCTATCGGCGAAGTGGAGCAAGAAATATTGAAACAGTTGCTAATAGACATGGGGGCAACTGACAAAAAATGCAATAAATGTTTAAAACAACAATAG
- a CDS encoding sigma-70 family RNA polymerase sigma factor, whose protein sequence is MDSKQAHFLELLAPLKQPLSGYVKHLLWKRDDMEDALQNVLTEAYEKLAHFKEGTDFKSWIFQIATFTVFNMNRKYNKESNRMVKLDDETCLTAPQQTDNPDYLKLLEGSDRILEKISDEVKTSLSVLNDNERSVFLLRSLAGLDYAQIAQTLEIPIGSVMGNLARSRIKLRSKLLNYAKEQGVL, encoded by the coding sequence ATGGATAGTAAACAGGCGCATTTTCTAGAGTTGCTGGCTCCTCTGAAACAGCCTTTATCAGGATATGTAAAACATCTCTTGTGGAAAAGAGATGATATGGAAGATGCCCTGCAAAACGTCCTAACAGAAGCATATGAGAAACTCGCTCACTTTAAGGAAGGAACTGATTTTAAAAGCTGGATTTTCCAAATAGCCACTTTTACCGTGTTTAATATGAACAGAAAATACAACAAAGAATCCAACAGGATGGTCAAGCTGGATGATGAGACCTGTTTGACTGCCCCACAACAAACGGATAACCCGGATTATCTTAAACTGCTGGAAGGCAGCGACCGGATTCTGGAAAAAATCTCCGATGAAGTAAAAACATCACTCTCTGTTTTAAACGATAACGAACGCTCGGTATTTTTACTGCGTTCATTGGCGGGGCTGGATTATGCCCAAATCGCCCAAACACTCGAAATACCAATCGGCAGCGTTATGGGTAATCTGGCGCGTTCCCGCATAAAACTAAGAAGCAAACTCCTTAATTATGCCAAAGAACAAGGTGTATTATGA
- a CDS encoding hydroxymethylglutaryl-CoA synthase encodes MMETGIVSYGTCIPKHRIDVQEIYRVWRNVTPEIFDKFSLKERAVLMPDEDSISLAVNAAQMALDRSGLDRKSIGGLFFGSCTNPYATKPAATVVQDALGLKGDIVSYDIQFGGKSGTSAIITAYAMVSAGLMDYAIAIGSDTLNRHFPPGTQMEYAASAGAFACVVGKENIIAKMEGFVSYSSDLSDYFRPEGERYIQLGGGWIGYVSAWGLLEHIVPAGERLFAKLNLNPNKDFNYVAIHQANGIQPMMAAGKLGLDMFSVMQNVLTPSIGDCGSAGVLIPLAHILDNANPKERVLVASYGYGAGSDCLSLMTTDAIESKRPKKGLVMEQIDDKLMIDYAVASKYEYKYIRSPFMMTNYL; translated from the coding sequence ATGATGGAAACAGGCATAGTAAGTTACGGGACGTGTATTCCAAAACACAGGATTGATGTTCAAGAGATTTATCGGGTCTGGCGTAATGTGACGCCTGAAATATTCGATAAGTTCAGCTTGAAGGAACGCGCGGTTTTGATGCCAGATGAGGATTCGATTTCTTTGGCAGTGAACGCGGCGCAGATGGCGCTGGATCGTTCAGGCTTGGATAGGAAATCAATCGGCGGGTTGTTTTTCGGTTCGTGCACAAATCCTTATGCAACAAAACCCGCTGCAACGGTTGTTCAGGATGCGTTGGGCTTGAAAGGCGATATAGTTTCTTATGATATCCAGTTTGGTGGAAAATCAGGAACGTCCGCGATAATTACAGCTTATGCAATGGTTTCAGCCGGATTAATGGATTACGCAATTGCCATTGGTTCGGATACATTGAATCGACATTTCCCACCGGGTACGCAGATGGAGTATGCCGCGTCAGCCGGTGCTTTTGCCTGTGTGGTTGGTAAAGAGAATATCATCGCGAAGATGGAAGGATTTGTTTCATACAGCTCCGATCTTTCTGATTATTTCAGGCCGGAAGGCGAAAGGTATATACAATTAGGCGGCGGGTGGATTGGATATGTTTCAGCATGGGGTTTGCTTGAACATATAGTGCCGGCAGGAGAAAGATTATTTGCCAAACTCAATTTGAACCCCAATAAAGATTTTAATTACGTGGCGATTCATCAGGCGAACGGGATCCAGCCGATGATGGCGGCCGGAAAACTTGGGTTGGATATGTTTTCTGTTATGCAGAATGTCTTGACCCCGTCCATAGGCGATTGTGGTTCAGCCGGAGTCCTTATTCCTTTAGCTCATATCCTGGATAATGCTAATCCCAAGGAGCGTGTTTTAGTGGCTTCGTATGGCTACGGCGCGGGAAGCGATTGTTTGTCATTAATGACTACGGATGCTATTGAGTCAAAACGACCTAAAAAAGGGTTGGTTATGGAGCAGATAGATGATAAACTTATGATAGATTATGCGGTTGCCTCTAAATACGAATATAAGTATATACGGTCACCGTTTATGATGACCAATTATCTATAA